A portion of the Opitutus sp. ER46 genome contains these proteins:
- a CDS encoding sodium/solute symporter (Members of the Solute:Sodium Symporter (SSS), TC 2.A.21 as described in tcdb.org, catalyze solute:Na+ symport. Known solutes for members of the family include sugars, amino acids, nucleosides, inositols, vitamins, urea or anions, depending on the system.) — MNLHTLDYLVLAAYAVGIVTLTFIVSRRQKTSEDYFVAGRSMPAWAVAMALMAALISSSTVIGHPATVYQKGMILLLGNASLLFVLIFVSRVIVPFYRHVIGMSAYEYIGQRFGVGGRLYASAGFVASCVFDLGLTLLTTAIALNIMTGWNLTDVLFWTAGFTILYTMIGGMEAVVWSSVIQGSVLIGAALMMIGRLVFAPEAGAPGAVVVEAWRDGRFGLGSFEFSWKSLFDPEVTTQWIFLLAYLGNWCRRYIADQHMVQRYLIARTDRDASRGAFWNGFLCVPVWATFMTIGACLYGYYKLTGNAGPELSDNIVPHFIVHYMPAGFVGLILAAIIAATMSSISADLNSIATVITTDHVGHFVPNMADRTRLRVGRLMVVVAGLLAMAVAYLMRPTAGAASVMERGVTVAAILSGGMLGLFFLGFLTRRATRRGCYIGIFACAVFTAWGLLTEPKHRVLDLPFNFEMNPILIGVFSHAVLFGVGYLASLLFGGHRPENVEQLTFRRASLKKMG, encoded by the coding sequence TTGAACCTCCATACCTTGGACTACCTCGTGCTCGCCGCCTACGCGGTGGGTATCGTCACGCTCACGTTCATCGTTTCGCGCCGCCAGAAGACCTCCGAGGACTACTTCGTGGCCGGCCGCTCCATGCCCGCCTGGGCCGTCGCGATGGCGCTCATGGCCGCACTGATCAGCAGCAGCACCGTGATCGGACACCCGGCGACCGTCTATCAGAAGGGCATGATCCTCCTGCTGGGGAACGCCTCGCTGCTGTTCGTGCTCATCTTCGTCTCGCGCGTGATCGTCCCATTCTACCGCCACGTCATCGGCATGAGCGCGTACGAGTACATCGGGCAGCGCTTCGGCGTCGGCGGCCGGCTCTACGCCTCGGCCGGGTTCGTCGCCTCCTGCGTGTTCGATCTCGGGCTCACTCTCCTCACGACCGCGATCGCCCTGAACATCATGACCGGGTGGAACCTCACCGACGTGCTGTTCTGGACCGCGGGTTTCACGATTCTCTACACGATGATCGGCGGCATGGAGGCCGTGGTCTGGTCGAGCGTCATCCAGGGCTCCGTCCTCATCGGCGCCGCCTTGATGATGATCGGGCGGCTCGTTTTCGCACCCGAGGCCGGCGCCCCAGGCGCGGTCGTCGTGGAGGCCTGGCGCGACGGTCGCTTTGGTCTCGGCTCCTTCGAGTTCAGCTGGAAATCGCTCTTCGACCCGGAGGTCACGACGCAGTGGATCTTCCTGCTCGCGTACCTCGGCAACTGGTGCCGCCGCTACATCGCCGACCAGCACATGGTGCAGCGTTACCTGATCGCCCGCACCGACCGCGACGCCAGCCGCGGCGCCTTCTGGAACGGCTTCCTGTGCGTCCCGGTCTGGGCGACGTTCATGACGATCGGCGCGTGCCTCTACGGCTACTACAAGCTGACCGGCAACGCCGGCCCGGAGCTGAGTGACAACATCGTGCCGCATTTCATCGTGCACTACATGCCGGCCGGCTTCGTCGGCCTCATCCTGGCCGCGATCATCGCCGCCACGATGTCCTCGATCAGCGCCGACCTGAACAGCATCGCGACCGTGATCACGACCGACCACGTCGGCCACTTCGTCCCTAACATGGCCGACCGCACCCGGCTCCGCGTCGGCCGCCTCATGGTCGTGGTCGCCGGCCTGCTCGCGATGGCGGTGGCGTACCTGATGCGTCCCACCGCCGGCGCCGCCTCCGTGATGGAGCGAGGCGTGACCGTCGCGGCGATCCTCTCGGGCGGCATGCTCGGCCTGTTCTTCCTGGGCTTTCTCACGCGCCGCGCCACCCGCCGCGGGTGCTATATCGGCATCTTCGCCTGCGCGGTGTTCACTGCGTGGGGACTCCTCACCGAGCCGAAGCACCGCGTGCTGGACCTGCCGTTCAACTTCGAGATGAACCCGATCCTCATCGGCGTGTTCAGCCATGCGGTGCTCTTCGGCGTAGGCTACCTCGCCAGCCTCCTCTTCGGCGGCCACCGCCCCGAGAACGTCGAGCAACTCACCTTCCGCCGCGCCAGCCTCAAGAAAATGGGCTGA
- a CDS encoding LacI family DNA-binding transcriptional regulator: MAKTKAATITDVAKAADVSLGTVSRVLNNYADVNAEIRARVLNAARELNYTRLRQRRSAPAAPAAPTQLGNIAIIIFGMEDTLAHLPVIGAALQGIEHALAGLGRNIMIANVPRGDRVPPFLAEKRVDGLILKGPNQGVLPPEAECELLAHVYRIPHVWLMGRLENARGDHCNFDTTVATRLVVQHFRDKGHRRLGFLNPKPGQTQFERLKTGFMACADRAGCEATILESERRDPLVWPLPATTQQGNVNTLVDRWIKLPVKTRPTALFVPSDRAAVQLYSALERRRLRAGVDVSVVSCNNEMSLVMDLNPAPTAIDVHADFIGRRTVDQLLWRMRHPDEPLSVEVLVEPTLVERDSVVTLDHA, from the coding sequence ATGGCCAAGACCAAGGCAGCCACGATCACTGATGTCGCCAAGGCGGCGGACGTGTCCCTCGGGACCGTTTCCCGCGTGCTGAACAACTACGCGGACGTGAACGCCGAGATCCGCGCGCGCGTGCTGAATGCGGCACGGGAGCTGAACTACACGCGGCTGCGCCAGCGACGGTCCGCACCGGCCGCGCCGGCGGCGCCCACGCAGCTGGGCAACATCGCGATCATCATCTTCGGCATGGAGGACACCCTCGCGCACCTGCCGGTCATCGGCGCGGCGCTCCAGGGCATCGAGCACGCGCTCGCCGGGCTGGGCCGGAATATCATGATCGCCAACGTGCCGCGCGGGGACCGCGTGCCGCCGTTCCTGGCGGAGAAACGCGTTGATGGGCTGATCCTGAAGGGCCCGAACCAGGGCGTCCTGCCGCCCGAGGCCGAGTGCGAGTTGCTCGCGCACGTTTATCGCATCCCCCACGTGTGGCTGATGGGCCGGCTGGAGAACGCGCGCGGCGACCACTGCAACTTCGACACGACGGTCGCGACGCGGCTGGTCGTGCAGCATTTCCGCGACAAGGGGCATCGGCGGCTCGGCTTCCTGAACCCGAAGCCGGGGCAGACGCAGTTCGAGCGGCTCAAGACGGGCTTCATGGCCTGCGCGGACCGCGCGGGCTGCGAGGCAACGATCCTGGAGAGCGAGCGACGCGATCCGCTGGTGTGGCCGCTGCCGGCCACGACGCAGCAGGGCAACGTGAATACGCTGGTCGACCGCTGGATCAAGCTGCCGGTGAAGACGCGGCCGACCGCGCTGTTCGTACCGTCGGACCGGGCGGCGGTGCAGCTCTATTCGGCGCTCGAGCGGCGCCGCCTGCGCGCGGGCGTCGATGTGAGCGTGGTCTCGTGCAACAACGAGATGTCCCTGGTGATGGATTTGAACCCGGCGCCGACGGCCATCGACGTGCATGCGGACTTCATCGGCCGCCGCACCGTGGACCAGCTGCTCTGGCGGATGCGGCACCCGGATGAACCGCTCAGCGTGGAGGTGCTCGTCGAGCCCACGCTGGTGGAACGCGATTCCGTCGTGACGCTGGATCACGCCTGA
- a CDS encoding tetratricopeptide repeat protein, with amino-acid sequence MAESSELLGRAPEPVPPHVVEPRPVFVPDPEAPWRRWFAALLIVAAIGLAYANSFPGAFFFDDDAAILQNTSLRDLGNWRRVLWPPVEAGIGGRPLGNLTFALNYALGGYSPAGFHAVNLAIHVAAALALFLLTRHTLRRPRLAPRFAALATPLAVVVALLWALHPVQTNVVDYASQRTEGLMAALYVFCLYAFARGLESGSRGWTTLAVAGAALGMATKENMVTVPLLALLYDRTFVAGSFGAAVRRHGWRHLALASTWLLLAGLMAYSRLNARGVGFGIGRSASDYALTEIRAVAQYLQVAAWPHPLVFDYGTNFYVGDFAAVWPQALLLFLALIATMWALVRRPAAGFAAAWFFLTLAPSSSIVPVVQQPCAENRLYLPLAGLAAFVAIAGTRALGRRGPLLFGAAAAALGLATVARNPVFASELAVWTNTVAVNPGNARAANNLANALLKRGRNEEAMVHIERAIAISPNYADAHNNRGVVFLRRGQLQEAITEFRAAMRNKANYADAHYNLGQAYVQLHQPAEAIAALRESLRLHPGNPRALNNLGIALLDAGRVDESLTVLRQTLAIDPAMPEAHYNLGNSLARAGQPEAALAAYDRALAHDPKFAKAHNNAGVVLLRLGRPAEAADRFAAALQIKPEYPEARRNLELVRPSAHH; translated from the coding sequence ATGGCCGAATCTTCTGAACTCCTCGGGCGCGCGCCGGAACCGGTGCCACCGCACGTCGTGGAGCCTCGGCCAGTCTTCGTCCCCGATCCGGAGGCCCCGTGGCGGCGCTGGTTCGCGGCGCTGCTGATCGTCGCCGCCATCGGTCTCGCCTACGCCAACAGTTTCCCGGGGGCCTTCTTCTTCGATGACGATGCGGCAATCCTGCAGAACACCTCGTTGCGCGACCTCGGTAACTGGCGCCGTGTGCTGTGGCCGCCGGTCGAAGCCGGCATTGGTGGTCGCCCCCTCGGTAACCTCACCTTTGCGCTGAACTACGCGCTCGGCGGCTACAGCCCCGCGGGTTTTCACGCGGTCAACCTCGCGATCCATGTCGCGGCCGCGCTCGCGCTGTTCCTCCTCACCCGGCACACGCTCCGGCGTCCGCGCCTCGCGCCCCGGTTCGCCGCCCTTGCCACCCCGCTCGCCGTGGTCGTCGCCCTGCTGTGGGCACTCCACCCGGTGCAGACCAACGTCGTCGACTACGCCTCCCAGCGCACCGAGGGGCTGATGGCCGCGCTGTACGTGTTCTGTTTGTACGCCTTCGCGCGCGGCCTCGAATCGGGCTCGCGTGGCTGGACGACCCTCGCCGTCGCCGGCGCCGCCCTCGGCATGGCCACGAAGGAGAACATGGTGACGGTGCCGCTGCTGGCGCTGCTCTATGATCGCACGTTCGTCGCCGGCAGCTTCGGCGCCGCCGTGCGCCGCCACGGCTGGCGTCATCTCGCCCTCGCCTCCACCTGGCTCCTGCTCGCCGGCCTGATGGCCTATTCGCGGCTCAACGCCCGCGGCGTCGGGTTCGGCATCGGCCGCTCCGCCTCCGATTACGCGCTCACCGAGATCCGCGCCGTCGCGCAATACCTGCAAGTCGCCGCCTGGCCGCATCCGCTCGTCTTCGACTATGGGACCAACTTCTACGTGGGCGACTTCGCCGCAGTGTGGCCACAGGCGCTCCTGCTGTTCCTCGCGCTCATCGCGACGATGTGGGCCCTCGTCCGCCGCCCCGCCGCGGGCTTCGCCGCCGCCTGGTTCTTCCTCACGCTCGCGCCTTCCTCCAGTATCGTACCCGTCGTCCAGCAGCCGTGCGCGGAGAACCGCCTTTACCTGCCGCTCGCCGGCCTCGCCGCCTTCGTCGCCATCGCCGGTACGCGCGCCCTCGGCCGCCGCGGCCCGCTGCTGTTTGGCGCCGCGGCCGCCGCGCTCGGACTCGCCACGGTCGCGCGCAACCCGGTGTTCGCCAGCGAACTCGCCGTCTGGACTAACACCGTGGCCGTGAATCCCGGCAACGCCCGCGCCGCCAACAACCTCGCCAACGCGCTCCTCAAGCGCGGGCGCAACGAGGAGGCCATGGTCCACATCGAGCGCGCGATCGCGATCTCCCCCAACTATGCCGACGCCCACAACAACCGCGGCGTGGTCTTCCTGCGCCGGGGCCAGTTGCAGGAGGCCATCACCGAGTTCCGCGCCGCGATGAGGAACAAGGCGAACTACGCCGACGCCCACTACAACCTCGGCCAAGCCTACGTGCAGTTGCACCAACCGGCGGAGGCCATCGCCGCGCTGCGCGAATCGCTTCGGCTCCACCCGGGCAATCCCCGCGCGCTGAACAATCTTGGCATCGCGCTCCTCGACGCCGGTCGCGTCGACGAATCCCTCACGGTTCTCCGCCAAACGCTGGCGATCGACCCCGCGATGCCCGAGGCCCACTACAACCTTGGCAACTCGCTCGCCCGCGCCGGCCAGCCCGAGGCCGCGCTCGCCGCCTACGACCGCGCCCTCGCTCACGACCCGAAGTTCGCCAAGGCCCACAACAACGCCGGCGTGGTCCTGCTCCGGCTCGGCCGGCCCGCGGAGGCCGCCGACCGCTTCGCCGCCGCCCTTCAGATCAAACCGGAGTACCCCGAGGCCAGGCGCAACCTTGAGCTGGTCCGGCCGAGCGCGCACCATTGA